A single genomic interval of Rosistilla ulvae harbors:
- a CDS encoding TadE family protein — protein MQSSRRRSPRHAVAAIELAIALPMLMLFTLACADLGRVIHLKVALSNATRVAAEYGAMRKVTSINRDEWTAGIQQAFASDLQATAAFADIETTVQADTEEGELGLYRVRVESQCEFVPAVDWPGLPSSIDLQASVVMLQLR, from the coding sequence TTGCAGTCCTCGCGACGCCGATCGCCACGACATGCGGTGGCGGCGATCGAGCTTGCGATCGCTCTGCCGATGTTGATGCTGTTCACGCTCGCTTGCGCCGACCTTGGGCGTGTGATTCATCTGAAGGTCGCGTTGTCCAACGCCACCCGTGTCGCTGCCGAATACGGTGCGATGCGCAAGGTAACGTCGATCAATCGCGACGAATGGACCGCGGGGATTCAACAGGCCTTCGCGTCGGATCTGCAAGCAACAGCAGCCTTCGCCGACATCGAAACCACCGTCCAGGCGGATACCGAAGAGGGTGAATTGGGTCTGTATCGCGTGCGTGTCGAGTCGCAGTGTGAGTTTGTGCCGGCTGTCGATTGGCCTGGCCTCCCCTCGTCAATCGATTTGCAAGCATCCGTTGTGATGCTGCAGCTTCGCTAA
- a CDS encoding TadE/TadG family type IV pilus assembly protein, whose amino-acid sequence MHRKLNRCAVSRRRGAYTLEVAITMLIFLGAMLAMLEFALVSLRYNALGESARRIARVVIVRGEQAAPEQSVLGPAAYVGTADDSSDIAAAARQLLVTMPLEDVDIRVEWLDADTREGDRVSIQLSYLHNPILPGLLGSAKTLSATTVTRIVH is encoded by the coding sequence ATGCACCGTAAATTAAATCGTTGTGCTGTCTCGCGTCGCCGCGGAGCCTACACATTAGAAGTCGCGATCACGATGTTGATCTTCCTAGGGGCGATGCTCGCAATGTTGGAGTTTGCTCTGGTCTCGCTGCGTTACAACGCGTTGGGAGAATCGGCGCGGCGGATCGCTAGAGTTGTGATCGTTCGCGGTGAACAAGCGGCTCCCGAACAGAGCGTTCTCGGGCCGGCAGCCTATGTTGGCACCGCCGATGACAGCTCCGATATCGCCGCTGCGGCGCGTCAGCTGTTGGTGACGATGCCGCTGGAAGATGTCGACATTCGAGTCGAGTGGCTCGATGCGGACACGCGCGAAGGGGACCGCGTGTCGATTCAACTCTCCTACCTCCACAACCCCATCCTGCCGGGATTGCTGGGATCTGCCAAGACGCTTTCTGCGACAACTGTAACGAGGATCGTCCATTGA
- a CDS encoding pilus assembly protein TadG-related protein translates to MNTHAKQPSSLPARQIKPAARTGKVFVFLCVALPGVFAVLALVFDAGLMMTTSRDYQNTTDAAAYAAATWTMMGGDENSINTISSEYVQSHNALPGANVTTNSPPSSGPYQGVAGFSEVIVQGESPSYFLQRFAAGGQQSITTRAVAGTKTATSPAAIMLLDADPAPITVASILSLPLYPSLLGGLEVLGLGTLTVDGAILSNNTWGGVDEYGEQAGEFHGPPYSIACTPLVPLTCVRSSDIRTAGGVDRLLHYDALPGLDTLNLRANRMPMPDPMGNLAPPSTASDPDNVEVDDHGGVMVTLNILKPFGTVLKPGVYDWIDVTAGIARFEPGVYIIRGKHPITGIALGITGGIVYADGVMFYVTSNSNYDPASGLPDAVENREVAPPNTIGAQLPSVLISPLPGSRLSGLNDPSSPYHGMLVYQRPRDRRPITILSLQTLGITQFSGTVYSRWGHAILAGSGTFNSSFAVGTMRVVTLGNISLRPSGYFPAASDVYLVE, encoded by the coding sequence TTGAACACGCACGCCAAACAACCGTCGTCTCTCCCAGCACGCCAGATCAAACCGGCGGCGCGAACGGGCAAGGTCTTCGTCTTTTTATGCGTTGCCCTGCCGGGCGTGTTTGCTGTCTTGGCCCTCGTTTTTGATGCCGGTTTAATGATGACAACCTCGCGCGACTACCAGAACACAACCGACGCAGCAGCTTATGCCGCGGCGACGTGGACGATGATGGGAGGGGACGAGAATTCGATCAACACGATCAGCTCGGAATACGTTCAATCGCACAACGCGTTGCCCGGCGCTAATGTGACCACCAACAGTCCGCCCAGCTCGGGCCCTTACCAGGGAGTTGCAGGATTCTCCGAAGTGATCGTCCAGGGTGAGAGCCCCAGCTATTTTCTGCAGCGGTTTGCGGCAGGCGGACAGCAGTCGATTACGACCCGAGCTGTGGCGGGAACCAAAACAGCGACCTCGCCCGCGGCGATCATGCTGCTGGACGCCGATCCCGCACCGATCACCGTCGCGTCGATCTTGAGCCTGCCGCTCTATCCGAGTCTGCTCGGCGGTCTGGAAGTCCTGGGGCTCGGCACGTTGACTGTCGACGGTGCGATCTTGAGTAACAACACATGGGGCGGTGTCGACGAATATGGCGAACAGGCGGGCGAATTCCATGGGCCTCCCTACTCGATCGCCTGCACCCCGCTTGTCCCTCTGACATGTGTTCGGTCCAGCGACATTCGCACCGCCGGCGGCGTCGATCGTCTGCTGCACTACGATGCGCTGCCGGGCCTCGATACGCTCAACTTGAGAGCCAATCGGATGCCGATGCCCGATCCGATGGGGAACCTAGCGCCGCCGTCGACAGCGTCGGATCCGGACAACGTCGAAGTCGACGATCACGGTGGGGTGATGGTCACATTAAATATCCTCAAGCCTTTCGGAACGGTTCTCAAGCCGGGCGTCTACGACTGGATCGACGTCACCGCCGGGATCGCTCGTTTTGAACCGGGCGTCTATATCATCCGCGGCAAGCACCCGATCACGGGGATCGCGCTCGGTATCACCGGCGGGATCGTGTATGCCGATGGCGTGATGTTTTATGTGACTAGCAACAGCAACTACGATCCGGCGTCCGGGCTGCCCGACGCAGTGGAGAATCGCGAGGTCGCACCGCCCAATACGATTGGCGCTCAATTGCCCAGCGTGCTGATCTCGCCGTTGCCCGGCAGCCGCCTGTCGGGACTGAACGATCCGAGCAGTCCCTACCACGGAATGCTGGTGTATCAGCGGCCACGCGATCGCCGGCCGATCACGATCCTCAGCCTGCAGACGCTTGGCATCACCCAGTTCTCCGGAACGGTCTACTCGCGTTGGGGCCACGCGATCCTGGCGGGCAGCGGAACGTTTAATTCGTCATTTGCTGTCGGGACCATGCGGGTCGTCACACTCGGCAATATCTCGCTGCGGCCGTCGGGATATTTCCCCGCCGCATCGGATGTGTATCTCGTCGAGTAG
- a CDS encoding CRTAC1 family protein, with product MAKKTIDKTKRPDPQESVEQDDAVIGTAFRWSLAAIIVGLVIGGGAIYWFNRPKPAAPTQQTELASVAVRQVATVQPPDVKFTDVTKAAGIEFVHNRGATGAKLLPETMGGGVAVFDFDDDGDQDILFLNSKNWPWDAPLPDQSQQLALYRNDDGKFTDVTQGSGLDVSIYAMGAAVGDYDNDGRVDVFVSAVGANHLFHNLGDGKFADVSESSKTAGEETDWSSGCGWFDFDNDGDLDLFVCNYVRWNKEYDLAQNFQLVGGGRAYGRPQNFEGTFPYLYRNDGDGLFTDVTAQAGLQVKNPLTNVPLAKSLGLTFCDIDEDGWIDILVANDTVQNLIFKNTGKGTFLEFGVPAGIAFDPSGNARGAMGIDVAAIRGSDSMGIAIGNFANEMTAMYVSRRGQMQFTDEAISTGLGPNTRLQLTFGVCYLDYDLDGRLDLMCANGHLEEDINRVQPSQHYAQPPQLFWNAGPLSDTEFVAVDPAHCGEDLVAPMVGRAVAYLDYDRDGDQDVLVTAVGSAPRLLRNDQQLGRHGLRVRLVGDGKQINRDAIGSWVEVTAGDKTYRQQVMPTRSYLTQVELPLTFGFGDAKQIDSLEVQWSDGTKSLLDDVKVDELQTIRYATQE from the coding sequence ATGGCAAAAAAGACAATCGATAAAACGAAGCGTCCCGATCCGCAGGAGTCGGTCGAACAGGACGATGCAGTGATCGGAACCGCGTTTCGCTGGTCGCTGGCCGCGATTATTGTCGGCCTGGTAATCGGCGGCGGCGCGATCTACTGGTTCAATCGCCCCAAGCCGGCAGCTCCCACGCAGCAGACCGAACTGGCATCCGTCGCCGTCCGCCAGGTTGCGACGGTGCAACCTCCCGATGTGAAGTTCACCGATGTGACCAAAGCAGCGGGAATTGAATTCGTTCACAACCGTGGAGCGACCGGGGCGAAGCTGTTGCCCGAAACGATGGGAGGTGGCGTTGCAGTCTTCGACTTCGACGACGATGGCGATCAGGACATCTTGTTTCTGAATTCCAAGAACTGGCCCTGGGACGCACCACTCCCCGACCAATCGCAACAACTGGCGCTCTACCGCAACGACGACGGCAAGTTCACCGACGTCACGCAGGGTTCGGGACTGGATGTCTCGATCTACGCGATGGGAGCCGCCGTGGGAGACTACGACAACGATGGCCGCGTCGATGTTTTTGTCTCCGCCGTCGGGGCGAATCATCTGTTCCACAATCTCGGCGATGGGAAGTTCGCCGATGTCAGCGAGTCGTCGAAGACTGCGGGAGAGGAGACCGATTGGAGCAGCGGATGCGGATGGTTCGACTTTGACAACGACGGCGATCTCGATCTGTTCGTCTGCAATTACGTCCGCTGGAACAAGGAATACGACCTCGCCCAGAACTTCCAATTGGTCGGCGGCGGCCGCGCGTATGGACGCCCTCAGAATTTTGAGGGGACGTTTCCGTATCTGTACCGCAACGATGGCGACGGCCTCTTCACCGATGTCACGGCCCAGGCGGGGCTGCAGGTCAAAAACCCGTTGACCAACGTGCCGCTCGCAAAATCGTTGGGGCTGACGTTTTGTGACATCGACGAAGATGGATGGATCGACATCCTGGTCGCCAACGACACCGTGCAAAATCTGATCTTCAAGAACACCGGGAAGGGAACGTTCCTGGAATTTGGAGTCCCAGCGGGGATCGCGTTCGATCCGTCGGGAAACGCTCGCGGGGCGATGGGAATCGACGTCGCAGCGATCCGCGGCAGCGATTCGATGGGGATCGCAATCGGCAACTTCGCCAATGAGATGACGGCGATGTATGTCTCGCGGCGCGGGCAGATGCAGTTCACCGACGAAGCGATCTCGACCGGGCTGGGCCCCAACACGCGGCTGCAGTTGACCTTTGGAGTCTGTTATCTCGATTACGATCTGGACGGGCGGTTGGATCTGATGTGTGCCAACGGGCATTTGGAAGAGGACATCAATCGGGTGCAGCCGAGTCAACATTACGCCCAGCCGCCGCAGCTGTTCTGGAACGCGGGGCCGTTGAGCGATACCGAGTTTGTCGCCGTCGATCCGGCACACTGTGGCGAGGATCTTGTCGCGCCGATGGTTGGTCGCGCGGTGGCGTATCTGGATTACGATCGCGATGGAGATCAAGACGTGTTGGTCACCGCTGTCGGCAGTGCGCCGCGGCTGCTTCGCAACGATCAACAACTCGGTCGTCACGGGCTGCGAGTTCGATTGGTCGGCGATGGCAAACAGATCAACCGCGATGCGATCGGTTCGTGGGTCGAAGTGACCGCCGGAGACAAAACCTATCGCCAACAAGTGATGCCGACGCGCAGCTATCTGACTCAGGTGGAACTGCCGCTGACCTTTGGCTTCGGCGATGCGAAGCAGATCGACAGCCTGGAGGTCCAGTGGAGCGACGGGACGAAGAGCCTGCTGGACGACGTGAAGGTCGACGAATTGCAAACGATACGCTACGCGACGCAGGAATAG